A stretch of DNA from Deferribacterota bacterium:
TATGGGATGTGGGGCTTATTCACCCTTGCACCAATTATGGGTGAATATATAGAGCCCTTTTTACAAAATATTACAAAGAATATACCCATAATAAATAAATTATTTGAAGGACCAACTAGAGGAATAGATATCTTTACCTCAGGTGTGATACTCTCTATAATGATAACCCCTTTTATAACAAGCATTGTTAGGGACACCTTTGAGTTAACACCAAGACAACTCAAAGAATCAGCCTATGGTATAGGTGCCACTAAGTGGGAAGTAATAAAGGATGTAGTTATACCTTATTGTAGACTAGGTATTTATGGCAGCATTATTATTGCAATGGGAAGAGCACTAGGTGAAACAATGGCTGTTGCATTCGTCTTGGGTAATAAACATGAAATTGCTACATCTCTTTTTGACGCTTCTGCTACAATAACTGTAACCCTTGCAAATGAATTTACTGAAGCCGACAGTGAGCTATACCTCTCATCCCTTTTCTATCTCGCATTAATACTTTTTACAATGAATTTTGTTATGCTTGCAATTGCTAAGTTTCTTCTCATAAGTAGAATGAAAAAATGAATTATAGAAAAAAAAGATATCTCATAAATTATATTTCTTTGTTTTTATCCTTTCTAGCAGCATTGTTAGGTTTATTCTGGCTTGTTTTTATACTATTTAATGTTTTATACAATGGTTTCTCATACCTAGCACCAAATATTTTTACTGAAGAATATGCTCCTATCTTAATGGGTGGCGGAGGATTAAAACATGCCCTTATTGGCCAACTAATTATCACAATAATTGCAGTTTTAATAGGTGTGCCCATAGGAATTTTAGGTGGCACTTATATAGCTGAATACGGAAGAAATAATAAAATTGCAAATTTTACAAGCACCATTTCAGATATAATGATAAGCGTCCCATCTATTGTAATTGGAACCTTTGTCTATGCCCTACTTGTAAGACCTTTTGGTTCTTTTAATGGTTTAAGTGGAGGCATTGCCCTTGCAATTATAATGATACCTGTGGTACTAAGAACCACAGAAGATATGATGCGACTTGTACCGTGGCAATTGAGAGAAGCAGCCTTTGCCCTTGGAGCACCCTATTATAAGGTTATTATGAATGTTGTCTATAAAAGTGCTATAACAGGCATTTTTACTGGTATACTACTGGCAATTGCACGTGTAGCTGGTGAAACAGCCCCCCTATTATTTACATCCTTCAACAACGCTTACACCACTTATAAACTAACAGAACCAATGCCTTCCCTAACAGTAACTATATATCAATATGCAACAAGCCCCTACGAAAGCTGGCATAAAATAGCATGGGCAGGTTCATTAATTATTACCCTATTTATACTATTAATAACAATAATTGGAAGATTTATTATCAAATGGAGGTATAAATAATAGATGTCCGTTATTAGTGAACAGAGTAAAATCTTAAAAATACAAAATCTAAGCTTTTATTATAATAACAATATAGAGGCTTTAAAAGATATTAATATGGAGATAGAAAAAAACAAAGTAACAGCCCTAATTGGACCTTCTGGGTGCGGTAAAACTACTCTTCTTAGGTGTATAAATAGAATGCATGATCTTTATCCAGGCAATAAATATGAAGGCAAAATTATATATAATAATCTAAATTTGTTAGAATTAGAGGATATAACAAGTCTAAGAAGCCAAATTGGAATGGTTTTTCAATCTCCAACAGCCTTCCCTATGTCAGTATTTGATAATATAGCATATGGTTTAAAATTGAAGGGAATAAAAAATAAAAAAGTATTAAAACAAAGAGTTGAAAAAGCATTAAAGGATGCTGCATTATTTGACGAGGTTAAAGACAAATTAAATAGTAGAGCCACTGAACTGTCAGGGGGACAACAACAGAGGCTTTGTATTGCTAGAGCTTTAGCAGTAGAACCTGAAATTATACTATTTGACGAGCCAACAAGTGCATTAGATCCTATATCAACTGGAAAGATTGAGGATTTAATTTATACGTTAAAGAAAAATATTACAATAGTAATAGTAACACATAATATGCAACAAGCAGCACGTATATCAGACTACACAGCTTTTATGTATCTAGGTAAACTTGTAGAATATGATAAAACTGATATAATATTTACAAGACCAAAAGAAAAAGAGACAGAGAATTATATAACAGGAAAATTTGGTTAAAAAGGCAGGTTAATATATGAAAATTTATTTCGAAGAGGAATATGTTAAAATAAAATCATATCTAGCTAAGATGACTAATATAACAACAGAAATGCTTGAAAATGCTATTACGGCTCTTGTAAATATAGATTCTGATCTAGCAAAAAATACTATTAAATTGGACAATAAAGTAGATTATCTTGAAAATAAAATAGACAGTATATGCATAAAAGTACTGGCATTATATGAACCAAAAGCGATTGACCTTAGATTTGTTATAACAACACTTAGAATAATAGTAGATATTGAAAGGATAGCAGATCACTGTGTTGGCATTGCGAGAGAAACGTTAAACTTAATCAAATACCCTCCACTTAAACCTTACATTGATTTGCCACTAATGGGTGAACAGGCGGGATATATGTTAAAAGAAGCAATAGATGCATTTTTTTCATATGATGATGAAAATGCAATTAATATAATAAAACAAGATAAAAAAATTGATGATCTATATGTACAAGTTGTAAGGGAACTTCTTACCTATGTAACTAATGACGCAACTACAATATCCCAAATCCTCTCTCTTATGTTTATCGGAAAGAGTTTAGAAAGAATTGGTGATTATACTAAAAACGTATGTGAACAAGTATATTTTATGTCTACTGGTAAAATGATTAGACATAGATTAAAATCGAGGAAAGATAATGAATAGTAGTATACTTATAATAGAAGATGAGGATGAATTAAGAGAGATAATAAAATTTAATTTAGAGAAAGAAAACTTTAATGTATATGATTCAGGAAATGCAAATGACGCACTAATAATGCTAGATGAATTGTCCCCCGATCTTATCCTTCTTGACTTAATGTTACCTGGACTTAAGGGAGAACAATTTTTAAATATCCTCAAAAAGAATGAAAAATATAAAAATATATTGGTGATCGTAATATCCGCAAAGGATAAGGAGGATGATATTGTCAAATGCTTAGAAAGTGGAGCAGATGATTATTTGGTAAAACCCTTTAGCATAAGAGTTTTGATAACTAAGGTAAAAAAACTCTTGGAAAAATCCTTTGATATAAAAGAGGATATTAAAGAATATAAGGACATTAAAATCGATGAATCTAATTACAAAATCTACGTAGATGGAAAGCCTTTGGAGTTAACCCATAAAGAATACTCACTACTTTGCTTCTTAGTTAAACATCCGAAAAAAGTGTTCACTAGAAATCAATTGCTCTCTAATGTTTGGGGTTATTCAAGTGATGTATATACAAGAACCGTTGATTCACATATATCTTCTCTTAGAAAAAAGTTAAAAGATAAAGGATCCTATATAAAGTCAATTCAGAAAATTGGCTATAAATTTGAATAATCTAATACTATTTTCAATTATTTTTTTATTAGTTATCTATATTTTCTATATAAATTATTCAATTAGTAAAATAATTAAAATAATTAAAAAACTAAAAAAGAAAGACGTTTACATAAAATGGCCAAATTTCAAATCTAAATCACTAAATTATATTATTGATTTCTTAATTGATACTAGAGAAAATCTAATAACAAGAGAAAAAGAATTAACACTCCACTTAAATCTTATTAAAAATATTTTAGAATTGTTAGATGAAGGCGTTATCTTAATTGACAAGAATGGCTATGTAATACATTTTAACAACTGGGCAAAAAAAAATCTAAATCTCTCTATTGAAGCTAAGAAACATCTACTTTATACAACAAACAATGCTAAATTATTAGATCTTTTTTCTAATATTCTAGAAAATAAAGAAAATATTTATAATACTGAATATTATAATAATGATAGAGTCTTAACAATTCTTTGCAAAACCTTTGATGAATATAGGCTAATAATATTTCTTGACGTTACAGAGCGTACAATGTACGGACAGTATAAATATGAGCTAACAGCAAATCTAACACATGAACTAAAAACGCCTGTTTCATTAATTATGAATTACGCAGAAACATTATTAATAAATCCAGATATAGATAAAAATACCCAAATAAAATTTTTAAACTCAATCTACCGGGGCTCTGAGAGATTGAATAAACTAATAAATGATATTGTTCAGCTTTATAAAATTGAATCATTAGAGAAAAATATTGAATATATAAAAGTTGAAAATTTAGATATTATTGATGTCATAAATGAATTAAAAGATTATTATGCTCATACAGATAGAGAGATCACTTTCAATAATAATGTGAAATATTGTAAGATTGGGAGAGAACATCTATTAAGTATCCTTACAAATCTTATAGACAATGCAATCAAATATACAGATAAAGAGATACGAATAGATTTAGATAAAAAAGAAAATACCCTTATAATAGCTGTAAGTGATAGAGGTCCAAAAATAGCTGATAAAGAAAAAAATAGAATTTTTGAGAGGTTTTATACAAATTCCCGCACGCGCAATATTGAAAACAAAGGAACTGGGCTTGGCTTATCAATTGTAAAACATATTGCAAAACTTTATTCAGGCAAAGTATACCTTAAGACAAATAGTAAAGGTGGCAATACCTTTGTTATTGAATTAAACGTATAGCTCATTACTATTAATATATAATTATTATTCTCCTTTTACTTTTTCTAATATTTCAGTAAAAGTAAAGTTATTCTTAACCTCAATTTTTTTATGTTTAGATTTTAACCCTTTAACAATTTCTAAACTACTCTTTGCTACACCCAATTTTGAGCTTAAATACTTCAACAATTCTCTATTAGCTGCCCCACCTACAGGTCTAGCTTTTAATTTAATTACAAATAGATCCTCTATAACTTCAACAAACTCGTTATCTCTAGCATTTGTCTTAACATAAACATTAATAATCATAATCAATAGATTAATATTACATCAAAAACACCTGACAAGACAATATTTTTAGATCATTGAAATAAATTAATAAAATTTTATATTATTATAAAGATTTAAAATTTTTTAAAATTATGGAACATATAGATTCAATAAAAAGGCTAGAAAAAGGATATAAATACTATTGGTATTACAACGAAGTTGATATTACCCCTCTGCTTTCAATTGGATATAAACTTAGGATCCCCTTAAAAATACTAGAAATTCTAATAAAAAGGGGCATTAAAAATAAAGAAGACCTAGTTATTTTTATTGAATCGCCTCTAAATAAATTTCTAAATCCTTTTGATCTAAAAGGTGTCGATAAAGCTGTAGAAAAAATATATAACGCCCTTAAGGAAAAACAAAAAATTTGCATTTACGGTGATTATGATGTTGATGGTATAACTGCAACATCAGTGCTTTACCTTTTCCTAAAAGAAGTTGGTGCAAATGTTACTTATTATATACCTAACAGTTTACGTGAAGGATATTCACTCAATAAAAATGCAATAAAAATTTTAGCAAAACAAAATGTTGATTTACTAATAACAGTTGATTGCGGAATAAATTCATACGAAGAAATTCTTATAGCTAACTCGGTGGGTATAGATGTTATAGTTACAGATCATCATAAACCAAATGAGCATATGTCCTATTCTAACATTACTATTATAAACCCCTATAGATATGATGAGACATATCCCTTTAAAGGATTATCAGGTGTTGGAGTTATATTTAAAATTATATTAGCTCTACAATATTTTCTTGATAAAAAAGGATATTTTAATAAAAATATTAAAAGACCAAAGTTAATAAACTATTTAGATCTCGTGAGTTTAGGAACTATTGGTGATGTCTCACCGCTAGTAAGTGAAAATAGGATAATTGTAAAGCATGGACTGCAACTTTTAAGTAATAATTTTGCTAGAACAGGTATTCAAGAATTAAAAAAGGCAATTGGCTTATATCATAATAATATTAACGTGTCCCACGTAAGCTATATGATAAATCCGCGCATTAATGCAGCTGCAAGAGCAGGAGACAGTGATTATAGTGTTAGGCTTTTAACCACAAAAAATATTAATGAGGCGAAAAAATTAGTAACTCACTTAAATGAAGCAAATAAAAAAAGACAGTATACTGAGAAACAAACACTTAATGATTCGCTAAAAAAAATAGATAAATATAATCTATTAGAAAAAGATAGTGCCTTAATATTATATTCACACAATTGGGATCCAGCAATCATAGGTGTAATTGCATCAAAAATACTAGAATATTTTAATAGGCCAACAGTGGTTGTTGCATTTAATAACAACATAGGAAAGGGTTCTGCAAGAAGCAGTAAATCATTCAACCTATATAAGAGTATAGAATCCTTATCAAAATTTTTATATGAATACGGAGGCCATAGAAATGCTGTAGGCTTAAAAATAGATTATAAATATATCAAAGAGTTTGGCGTTGCATTTAATGATTATGTTGAAAAAAATCTAACTGGTAAATATGCAACATCTGAAATAACTATTGATGCAATTATAGAACCCGATGATTTAACGGGAGAATTTATAGAATGGCTAGAAAAACTTGAACCCTATGGCGAAGGAAACCCAAAGCCTATACTACTCATGAAGGATGTAAACTTTATCCCACCAGTAAAGTTTACAGGCAAAAATAATGATACCTTAAGGGGTTTTATAGAGAAAAATAATAAAGTTATTGAGGTTGTTGGTTATAAAATGAATAATGCAAAAAAAGAAATTAAAAATTTAAAAAATCTTGATATTATATTCACTATAGAAAGAACTCAGTGGGCAAATGATGAAATATTGATTAAACTTATCGATATAAAAAAAGCACATTAATATGAAAGAACAAATTGTTAGAATAATGGATATCCACAATATCCTAAGCAATAATAAAGAGATGTACGATCAAGACAAGTTATTTAGTGCCTATATATTTGCAGCGACAAAACATAGAGGGCAATTAAGGAAAAGTGGGGCACCATACTTGTCACACCCCTTATCTGTTTCAAAGATATTAGCAGATATGAATATGGATTTAGATACAGTAATAGCAGGTCTACTCCATGATACGCTGGAAGATACTGACACAACTTATGAGGAGCTAGAAAAACGGTTCGGAAAAGACGTGGCTTTCTTAGTAGATGGTGTAAGCAAAATTAGCAAAATAAGATTTATGTCAAATGAAGAAAAGCAGGCAGAAAACTTCCGTAAAATGTTAGTATCTGTTTCTAAAGATGTTAGAGTAATTCTTATTAAATTAGCCGATCGATTACACAATATGAGAACAATCGAATATTTACCACCTGAAAAAGCCAAAAGAATTTCGAAAGAAACATTAGAAATATATGCCCCTTTAGCTCATAGATTAGGTATAGCATGGATAAAATGGGAGCTAGAGGATCTGTGTTTCAGAACTTTGCAACCAGACAAATATTATGAGATATACAATAAGGTTAAACTAAAAAGAAGCGAGAGAGAAAAATA
This window harbors:
- the pstB gene encoding phosphate ABC transporter ATP-binding protein PstB; this encodes MSVISEQSKILKIQNLSFYYNNNIEALKDINMEIEKNKVTALIGPSGCGKTTLLRCINRMHDLYPGNKYEGKIIYNNLNLLELEDITSLRSQIGMVFQSPTAFPMSVFDNIAYGLKLKGIKNKKVLKQRVEKALKDAALFDEVKDKLNSRATELSGGQQQRLCIARALAVEPEIILFDEPTSALDPISTGKIEDLIYTLKKNITIVIVTHNMQQAARISDYTAFMYLGKLVEYDKTDIIFTRPKEKETENYITGKFG
- a CDS encoding DUF167 domain-containing protein — protein: MIINVYVKTNARDNEFVEVIEDLFVIKLKARPVGGAANRELLKYLSSKLGVAKSSLEIVKGLKSKHKKIEVKNNFTFTEILEKVKGE
- the recJ gene encoding single-stranded-DNA-specific exonuclease RecJ; translation: MEHIDSIKRLEKGYKYYWYYNEVDITPLLSIGYKLRIPLKILEILIKRGIKNKEDLVIFIESPLNKFLNPFDLKGVDKAVEKIYNALKEKQKICIYGDYDVDGITATSVLYLFLKEVGANVTYYIPNSLREGYSLNKNAIKILAKQNVDLLITVDCGINSYEEILIANSVGIDVIVTDHHKPNEHMSYSNITIINPYRYDETYPFKGLSGVGVIFKIILALQYFLDKKGYFNKNIKRPKLINYLDLVSLGTIGDVSPLVSENRIIVKHGLQLLSNNFARTGIQELKKAIGLYHNNINVSHVSYMINPRINAAARAGDSDYSVRLLTTKNINEAKKLVTHLNEANKKRQYTEKQTLNDSLKKIDKYNLLEKDSALILYSHNWDPAIIGVIASKILEYFNRPTVVVAFNNNIGKGSARSSKSFNLYKSIESLSKFLYEYGGHRNAVGLKIDYKYIKEFGVAFNDYVEKNLTGKYATSEITIDAIIEPDDLTGEFIEWLEKLEPYGEGNPKPILLMKDVNFIPPVKFTGKNNDTLRGFIEKNNKVIEVVGYKMNNAKKEIKNLKNLDIIFTIERTQWANDEILIKLIDIKKAH
- a CDS encoding ATP-binding protein; this translates as MNNLILFSIIFLLVIYIFYINYSISKIIKIIKKLKKKDVYIKWPNFKSKSLNYIIDFLIDTRENLITREKELTLHLNLIKNILELLDEGVILIDKNGYVIHFNNWAKKNLNLSIEAKKHLLYTTNNAKLLDLFSNILENKENIYNTEYYNNDRVLTILCKTFDEYRLIIFLDVTERTMYGQYKYELTANLTHELKTPVSLIMNYAETLLINPDIDKNTQIKFLNSIYRGSERLNKLINDIVQLYKIESLEKNIEYIKVENLDIIDVINELKDYYAHTDREITFNNNVKYCKIGREHLLSILTNLIDNAIKYTDKEIRIDLDKKENTLIIAVSDRGPKIADKEKNRIFERFYTNSRTRNIENKGTGLGLSIVKHIAKLYSGKVYLKTNSKGGNTFVIELNV
- a CDS encoding winged helix-turn-helix domain-containing protein, coding for MNSSILIIEDEDELREIIKFNLEKENFNVYDSGNANDALIMLDELSPDLILLDLMLPGLKGEQFLNILKKNEKYKNILVIVISAKDKEDDIVKCLESGADDYLVKPFSIRVLITKVKKLLEKSFDIKEDIKEYKDIKIDESNYKIYVDGKPLELTHKEYSLLCFLVKHPKKVFTRNQLLSNVWGYSSDVYTRTVDSHISSLRKKLKDKGSYIKSIQKIGYKFE
- the pstA gene encoding phosphate ABC transporter permease PstA encodes the protein MNYRKKRYLINYISLFLSFLAALLGLFWLVFILFNVLYNGFSYLAPNIFTEEYAPILMGGGGLKHALIGQLIITIIAVLIGVPIGILGGTYIAEYGRNNKIANFTSTISDIMISVPSIVIGTFVYALLVRPFGSFNGLSGGIALAIIMIPVVLRTTEDMMRLVPWQLREAAFALGAPYYKVIMNVVYKSAITGIFTGILLAIARVAGETAPLLFTSFNNAYTTYKLTEPMPSLTVTIYQYATSPYESWHKIAWAGSLIITLFILLITIIGRFIIKWRYK
- the pstC gene encoding phosphate ABC transporter permease subunit PstC; this encodes MKGFKRDIYQKFADNLFRSITFLASTIILIIIISIFISLIIDAYPAIKEFGFFGFIFSTAWDPIKEVFGAATTIYGTLITTLLSLLFAIPVSIGIAIFITELCPNFLKPTFSTTIELLAAIPSIIYGMWGLFTLAPIMGEYIEPFLQNITKNIPIINKLFEGPTRGIDIFTSGVILSIMITPFITSIVRDTFELTPRQLKESAYGIGATKWEVIKDVVIPYCRLGIYGSIIIAMGRALGETMAVAFVLGNKHEIATSLFDASATITVTLANEFTEADSELYLSSLFYLALILFTMNFVMLAIAKFLLISRMKK
- the phoU gene encoding phosphate signaling complex protein PhoU, whose protein sequence is MKIYFEEEYVKIKSYLAKMTNITTEMLENAITALVNIDSDLAKNTIKLDNKVDYLENKIDSICIKVLALYEPKAIDLRFVITTLRIIVDIERIADHCVGIARETLNLIKYPPLKPYIDLPLMGEQAGYMLKEAIDAFFSYDDENAINIIKQDKKIDDLYVQVVRELLTYVTNDATTISQILSLMFIGKSLERIGDYTKNVCEQVYFMSTGKMIRHRLKSRKDNE